A single Bacteroidia bacterium DNA region contains:
- a CDS encoding peptidylprolyl isomerase, translating to MTAKIITNKGEMKVEFFEKDAPKTVANFVKLSKIGFYKGIKFHRVIPNFVVQAGCPNGIGNGGPGYTIPCELTGDNQYHDRGILSMAHAGKDTGGSQFFICHNRENTKHLDRKHTVFGKVVDGIDVVDKIQVGDIIENIEITD from the coding sequence ATGACTGCAAAAATTATAACAAACAAAGGGGAAATGAAAGTGGAATTCTTTGAAAAGGATGCCCCAAAAACCGTTGCCAACTTTGTAAAACTCTCCAAAATCGGCTTCTATAAAGGTATTAAATTTCACAGGGTTATTCCTAACTTCGTCGTTCAGGCAGGTTGTCCTAATGGAATTGGCAATGGAGGCCCGGGATATACCATTCCATGCGAACTTACCGGCGATAACCAATACCATGACCGCGGAATATTATCCATGGCGCATGCCGGCAAAGATACCGGAGGCTCTCAATTTTTTATTTGCCACAACCGCGAAAACACCAAACACCTTGATCGTAAACATACCGTTTTCGGAAAAGTAGTGGATGGGATAGATGTTGTGGACAAAATTCAAGTAGGGGATATCATCGAAAACATTGAAATCACCGATTAA
- a CDS encoding acyl-CoA dehydrogenase family protein has protein sequence MSSYYFTEDHETFRQGLRQFLDKEVKPFIDEWEEKGQIPKEVWKKFGDMGYLGLNYSEEWGGTNADFFYSVVFMEEISKVFSGGFTITAAVQQYMASPYIYKHGSEYLKEHYLKPAITGEKICCIGITEPGAGSDAANIQTKAIQEGDYYVVNGAKTFITNAYYGDFLIAVVKTNPEAGTGGVSLLVIDLDTPGISKRKLKKLGWHSSDTAELNFDDVKVPVKNRIGEEGQGFYYLMGGLQLERLTGSIMGYSSSENVLEYSLKYMSERKAFGRTIDKFQVLRHRVAQLATEIEACKQFVYYVCRLHGDGKFAVKECSMAKLLSTELADKVMYQCVQFFGGYGYMEEYKVARAFRDSRIGTIGGGSSEIMREIIAKMVIDDVNYSKPSQQKESGSTSASPAQEASPKPTTAKGIILGLSSRLKAEKAANYSGIFHFDISGPNGGKFTVKLDKGSCQVSEGLDGNANCLTEVEDAVYEAVESGKMNPQEALMTGKLKVSNIMEMMQFGGLFRRLN, from the coding sequence ATGAGTTCATATTACTTTACAGAAGACCACGAAACCTTTCGCCAAGGCCTTAGGCAATTTCTTGATAAAGAGGTAAAACCATTTATTGATGAATGGGAAGAAAAAGGACAAATTCCCAAAGAGGTTTGGAAAAAGTTTGGAGATATGGGGTATTTAGGTCTAAACTACTCAGAAGAATGGGGTGGAACCAATGCCGATTTTTTCTATTCAGTAGTATTTATGGAAGAGATTTCAAAAGTGTTTAGCGGGGGATTTACAATAACTGCTGCTGTTCAGCAATATATGGCTTCACCATACATTTACAAACATGGAAGTGAATACTTGAAGGAACATTACCTTAAACCTGCCATTACCGGTGAAAAAATTTGTTGTATTGGAATAACTGAACCCGGGGCAGGCTCGGATGCTGCCAACATACAAACAAAGGCCATTCAAGAAGGTGATTACTATGTTGTAAATGGTGCAAAAACCTTTATAACCAATGCTTATTATGGTGATTTTCTTATTGCAGTTGTAAAAACAAATCCGGAGGCCGGAACAGGTGGTGTTAGTTTATTGGTCATTGACTTGGACACGCCCGGAATCTCCAAACGTAAGTTAAAGAAATTGGGCTGGCATTCATCGGATACTGCCGAACTAAATTTTGATGATGTAAAAGTTCCGGTAAAAAATAGAATAGGGGAGGAGGGACAAGGATTTTATTACCTGATGGGTGGATTGCAGTTGGAACGTTTAACAGGTTCTATCATGGGTTATTCGTCAAGCGAAAATGTTTTGGAGTACAGTTTGAAATACATGTCAGAAAGGAAGGCTTTTGGACGAACAATTGATAAGTTTCAGGTTTTGCGTCACCGAGTTGCTCAATTAGCAACTGAAATTGAGGCCTGCAAGCAGTTTGTATATTATGTATGCCGTTTACATGGGGATGGAAAATTTGCCGTGAAGGAATGTTCCATGGCAAAGTTGCTATCCACCGAATTGGCAGATAAAGTAATGTATCAATGTGTTCAGTTTTTTGGAGGATATGGTTACATGGAAGAATACAAAGTGGCTCGAGCATTCAGGGATTCTAGAATTGGAACAATTGGAGGAGGAAGCAGTGAAATTATGCGGGAGATTATTGCCAAAATGGTTATCGATGATGTTAACTATTCTAAACCCAGCCAACAGAAAGAGTCCGGATCAACGAGTGCATCACCTGCTCAGGAAGCATCTCCAAAGCCAACTACAGCCAAAGGGATTATTCTTGGATTATCGTCGCGTTTAAAAGCCGAGAAAGCAGCCAATTACAGTGGAATATTTCATTTTGACATCAGTGGTCCGAATGGAGGGAAATTTACCGTTAAGCTAGACAAAGGCAGTTGTCAGGTTTCTGAGGGTTTGGATGGTAATGCCAATTGTTTAACAGAGGTTGAAGACGCTGTTTACGAAGCCGTAGAATCTGGTAAAATGAATCCGCAAGAAGCGTTAATGACCGGAAAATTAAAGGTCAGCAATATTATGGAAATGATGCAATTTGGTGGTTTGTTCCGCCGATTGAATTAA
- the rpe gene encoding ribulose-phosphate 3-epimerase yields MSHLIAPSILSADFANLQRDCEMINQSSADWFHVDIMDGVFVPNISFGFPVIKAIKKHARKPLDVHLMIVEPQRYFKEFKEAGADILTVHLEACTHLHRSIQEIKALGMKAGVALNPHTQVSLLEDVIKDIDLICVMSVNPGFGGQKFIENTYSKVKKLHQMKMETGSQAWIEIDGGVDLTNYRELIRSGAQVLVAGNTVFGSTNPSQTIEILKS; encoded by the coding sequence ATGAGCCATTTGATAGCACCTTCCATTCTTTCTGCCGACTTTGCCAATCTGCAACGCGATTGCGAAATGATTAACCAAAGCAGCGCAGATTGGTTTCATGTTGATATAATGGATGGGGTTTTTGTCCCCAACATTTCTTTTGGCTTCCCGGTTATCAAAGCCATTAAAAAACATGCCCGGAAACCCTTGGACGTGCATCTGATGATTGTTGAACCTCAACGGTATTTCAAAGAATTTAAAGAGGCAGGTGCCGATATTCTTACAGTACATCTGGAAGCATGTACACATCTTCATCGGTCAATACAAGAAATAAAAGCACTCGGCATGAAAGCAGGTGTGGCACTTAATCCTCATACCCAGGTTTCTTTGCTGGAAGATGTAATTAAAGACATTGATTTAATTTGTGTTATGAGCGTAAATCCGGGATTTGGCGGACAAAAATTCATAGAAAACACTTATTCCAAAGTTAAAAAACTGCATCAAATGAAAATGGAAACCGGCAGTCAGGCATGGATTGAAATTGATGGTGGAGTAGATTTAACTAATTACCGGGAATTAATCCGTTCCGGAGCACAGGTTTTAGTAGCCGGTAACACTGTATTTGGTTCAACCAATCCCTCCCAAACAATTGAAATTCTGAAATCATAG
- a CDS encoding M48 family metallopeptidase gives MLKQFTSIVAFICISASLFSQNFNDNYEPILIKGDISSQELSSPNWGIFKEAARKYAMDSQKTWRLEKDINQDRLKMLTGGAVYFHDEISQFVQKILNDLLITEPALEGKIKVYVTRYSSVNAISLPEGSIFLNIGLIATMENESQLAAILCHEIAHIKKQHVVSNMQKLEKIKQEEENVYNPDGNMFRNLSFSRDNEFEADAVGLSLLIASKYNAAEMPKALEMLEHLDSNEAPFDLVKLFNTDYYTIDTASISPKKITKWLKSERTDSDNAMILGLVEDIYLTHPEIEKRSLALREILKSTNYQGKGNNPESTFQKIKELARFEILANSLANGNYVKTLYEGLRLLRIYPENSFVKLCIMKSLYWMSQLKDQDLLENVMEKSSLIPTRNYAMISLLVAKPDLTQFKKLMYGYTKAQEEKLKNREEFALQLALATEAYLGKEAANVFYRQFLVAFPQSSYKTLIAEKLK, from the coding sequence ATGTTAAAGCAATTCACTTCTATTGTTGCATTTATTTGCATTTCAGCCTCCCTATTTTCTCAAAATTTTAATGATAATTATGAACCTATTTTAATTAAAGGCGATATTTCAAGCCAAGAATTAAGTTCACCAAATTGGGGAATATTTAAAGAAGCTGCCCGAAAATACGCCATGGATTCCCAAAAAACCTGGCGGCTGGAAAAAGATATCAATCAGGATAGGCTGAAAATGCTAACCGGTGGTGCGGTTTATTTCCATGACGAAATTTCCCAATTTGTACAGAAAATCTTAAACGATCTCTTAATTACCGAACCTGCATTGGAAGGTAAAATTAAAGTGTATGTTACAAGGTATTCTTCAGTCAACGCTATTTCCCTTCCTGAAGGTAGCATTTTTCTGAATATCGGACTTATTGCAACCATGGAAAATGAAAGCCAATTGGCTGCTATTCTATGCCATGAAATTGCTCATATTAAGAAACAACATGTGGTTTCAAATATGCAAAAACTGGAAAAGATTAAACAAGAAGAAGAAAATGTGTATAACCCGGATGGTAATATGTTTCGTAACCTGTCCTTTAGTCGCGATAATGAATTTGAAGCCGATGCAGTTGGTCTTTCCTTGCTCATTGCCAGTAAATACAATGCCGCCGAAATGCCCAAAGCCCTGGAAATGTTAGAACATCTGGATTCTAATGAAGCTCCTTTCGATCTGGTAAAACTTTTCAATACCGACTATTATACCATTGACACTGCTTCCATTTCCCCAAAAAAAATCACCAAATGGCTTAAATCAGAGCGCACCGATAGCGACAACGCCATGATTCTTGGTCTGGTGGAAGATATTTACCTGACTCATCCGGAAATTGAAAAAAGAAGTCTGGCCCTCCGTGAAATATTAAAAAGCACCAACTATCAAGGCAAAGGGAACAATCCTGAATCTACTTTCCAAAAAATTAAGGAATTAGCCCGTTTCGAAATTCTTGCCAATTCCCTTGCCAATGGTAACTATGTAAAAACCTTGTATGAAGGTCTTCGATTACTTAGAATCTATCCCGAAAACAGCTTTGTTAAACTTTGTATTATGAAAAGTTTATACTGGATGAGTCAATTAAAAGACCAGGATTTATTGGAAAATGTGATGGAAAAGTCTTCTCTCATTCCAACTCGAAATTATGCCATGATTAGCTTGCTGGTTGCAAAACCTGATTTAACTCAATTTAAAAAATTAATGTATGGTTATACAAAAGCCCAGGAAGAAAAATTGAAAAACCGGGAGGAGTTCGCACTTCAACTGGCTTTAGCAACCGAAGCCTATCTAGGAAAAGAGGCCGCTAATGTATTCTACCGACAATTCCTGGTCGCCTTTCCTCAATCAAGCTACAAAACCTTAATTGCTGAAAAACTGAAATAA